The genomic interval TATTATTCTTGCCGTTAGCATGTTCGCGACGGCAGGAGAATTGACTTTCAGCTACGATATCTCCCTTGATGACGTCGAAATGGCGACATTCGAGGGTTATGATTTCCCGCTGATAGTAAACGGTTTCACCACATTTGACGATGGATACCCGAATCTTCCCGCTGTTCCATACTCCTTCGTTCTTCCACAGGGTACTGATCTTGTTGATGTAACAGTCGAGATTCATGAAATTCAGACAATTGAAGGAAACTGGGATATAGATCCTGTTAGAACCTGTCGGCTGAACGAGACCCCGGGACCCAGAATTTTCAATCCCATCGTTTACGGTTCAGACAATGTGTTTCCCTCGGAAGCGGCACTGTTCATGCAGACCGGAAACAAAACCGGGTTCCGTGTTGGAAGCTTCTCTTTTGTACCCTTCCAATACAAACCTCTCAGCAGAGAACTCAACGTAATCACATCAGCATCCATAACGGTTACATACATTGAAGACGCTTCCGTAAGAATGCTCTCACTTACAGATGAGCAGATAACAATTGCTGGAAATGGTCTCAGGAACATCGTTCTGAACTCTGAGATGCTTGACCAGTGGGCTCCTTCCCTGAACACCGGAACAGATGGCGCCAGCTGGCTTGTATTAGCTGATCCCATTTACGAAACAATGCTTGAACCTCTCGTTGCTCACAGAGACATCACAACGGGTTGTGCCGATTATGTTTCCCTTGACTGGATCTATGCCAACTACACCGGATATGACACCCAGGAACAGATCAGGAACTACCTGATCGACAGATTCGAGAATCACGGTCTTATCTACGTGCTTATCGTTGGTGACTACGGACCTACTACAAGGATTTCAGATCTAACTCTTTCGGGTCAGCATCTTGACTCAGTAACCGATCTCTACTACTCCGATCTCGATGGTACATGGGACAACGACGGAGACCACCAGTACGGTGAATACAGCGATGGTCTTGATTACTACTCCGACATCTATGTTGGAAGATTCAGCTCCGAAGTCGACTACAGAATAGAGGCAATGATAAACAGGACTCTGGCCTACGAACAAACACCTACAGCCGGAGACTGGAATAAAACTGCCCTTCTCATTGGCGCGCTGCTCTGGCCTCCTTATGGCGGACAAATCCTGTGCGATACAATCGCCAAGAGAATCCCGGGTGACTGGACTATTCATAAGCTTTATGAGACCGGTTCCGGACATCCAACGAACCAGATTGATCTTCTTAATGCCGGAGTTGTCTTCTGCGAACCGACAGGTCATGGCTACACAAACGGGATCTACTGGTACAACAACCCCGACAACATGATAACCAATTACAACTACACCGACCTTACCAACATTGACATGCTGACTGTGTTTTCCTCCATAACATGCCTCGCCGGTAAGATCAGCGTTGGTTGCATCGCTGAGAAACTGATGTACCTGTCTACCGGTGGCGCCATAGCTGTCATGTTCAACTCTGACAACGGATGGGGATCTCCTCCAAATATGGGAGTTTCCGAGACTCTGGAAGTCTGCATCTCAGACCAGCTGTTCACAAACGTGCAGCAGGAACTGGGAGTCATGCACTCACTTGCCAAAGACCAGTTGAGAGCCGGACCCCATATTAACTTTGAAGAATGGGTTCTTCAGGAGCATAACCTTCTCGGTGATCCCGCATTGCTTTTCTCACCGGGATACTACGGTATTGAAGACGGACCGGAAATAGATATTCTTCTTCCCTCTCTTTCCGCTCCCACTCCCAACCCATCGGCTGGGAACTGTTCCATAGCGTTCGACATGCCTTATGCCGGTAACGCTGAGATAACAGTATATGACCTTAGCGGAAGAACTGTGGCAACCGTACTCAGTGGAACACTGAATGCGGGATCAGGTTCTGTAGCGTTTGACGGAAGAGACAATTCCGGCAATCAGCTGCCGTCCGGATGTTACACAGTAGTATTGACCGGTACTGCCGGTACAGCCGCTTCGAGAATGATCATAGTCAGATAGGAATATCCTGTTTGAAACTGGCGGGGCGGTTAATTCCGCCCCGCTTTTTTATACTGCGCTCAGGATAACTCGATAACTTCAATTCCGGGAACTGATGATGTGTCGTACTGAACCTTCAATTGATTCCTGATAAGCAGTTCTTCGGAGATTTCCATTGAGGTTTCCGAATCTGTGATTATCCGCCACAGCTCATTTTCCCTGTAGACTTCTCCCCGGACACGTACAAATCGGTGATTTCTCTCCTGGATTGTCCTACAGAAGGGCAACTTCCTGTCTGCTCTTATTTCACCGTGAAGGTACATATCATCAAGCCACGTTCTAACCTGGAACACATACTCAGTATCGTTTCTGAACATGAAATCGAGATAATTGTAGAACACCGTGGCTCCTGTTCCGAATGGAACTGTCCTTCTGTAATCGGGAAATGGATCAAAATCGTGTCTGTGCCGCTCGGTGACTGTAAGCGGTGTATGAAGGATCATCCAGTGCAGAAGGTTGGAGAGCTGGCATAGACCGCCTCCGGTTCTGGACACAAGCTTACCGAAGGAGAGCTGAAGCCCCCGTGGAAAACCTCTGCTTTCGGTTGGGTGCCCCACAAGCTTCCAGAATGAAAAAGTCTCACCGGGCTGAACCAGCACTCCGTTCATGTATTTGCATGCTTTCCGCAGGCTGTCTACCTTATTCCTCTGGAGGGTCTGATCGGTGCCTTCCAGCTTCCTCAGAAGAAGTGACTGATGATTCATTACTGATACCGGAAGAATATCTTCACTTAAATTCAGAGAGCAGGGAACTCCTCCAAAATACCATTTCATCCTGCGCTTGAATCTCCGCAGAAATACCGAGCATCTTTCGATAACCGGATGCATGGAGGAAAGCGGTCTTTTCATCAGCAGAATCAGAAGAGTCCGGTGATATTGCCGTCAGAATCAATATCCATTCGAGTGGCAGCGGGTTCTTCAGGCAATCCAGGCATTCGCATAATATCTCCGGTTATAGGGACAAGGTAACCAGCTCCAGCTGATATCTCTATTTCCCTCACCGTCACAATGAAATCCTTCGGTCTGCCAAGCAGTTTCGGGTTATCCGAAAGCGATTTCTGTGTTTTGGCGATGCATACGGGAAGTTTGTCGTAACCTTTTTTTCTAATAGTGCGCAGATCTTTTCTCGCAAGTTTTGTATATTCTATATGTTCAGCTCCGTATATTTCCTTCGCTACTATTTCAATTTTCTCTTTAACACCCAGGTTCCAGTCATAAAGAGGTTTAAAGGTTTCACTGCAGTCTCTCACATTCTCAATCACGAGAGAAGCTATATCCTCCATTCCCTGACCACCGTTTACGAATCCGTCTCCTATCGCGGCGGATTCACCCATTTCAGAACAGCGGTCCAGAATCACCTGCAGCTCTTCATCGGTATCATCCTGGAATCTGTTTACGCAGACCACAGTGGGAAGACCGAACTTGTCAATATTCTCAAGGTGTTTCTCCAGGTTGGGAAGTCCGGCTGCAACCGCATCCGGATTCGGCGTTCTAAGATCCTTCTTCTTCACACCCCCGTGCATTTTCAGGGCGCGGCACGTTACGACCAGTACAACAAGGCTCGGACAGAGGTTACCGTACGGACAAGCTATATCGAAGAATTTCTCCGCACCCAGATCAAAACCGAATCCGGCCTCGGTTATAGCCCAGTCAGAGAAGGCAACGGCCATCTGCGTCGCGAGTATTGAATTGCAGCCATGTGCGATATTGGCAAATGGTCCACAATGCACAAACGCCGGATTGCCTTCCAGCGTCTGAACAAGATTCGGTTTGATGGCATCTTTCAGAAGCATTGCTATTGCGCCCGAAATATTCATTTCCTTTGCTGTAATCTCCTGCATGTCATATGTGAGACCAATAAAGATTCTGTCGACTTTTCTTTTCAGATCTTCAAGATCCTTCGAAAGTGAAAGGATAGCCATTATCTCACTGGCAGCGGTTATATCGAACCCGGATTCCCGCGGAACGCCCTGGGTTCTGCCCCCAAGCCCGATGATCACATCCCTCAGGGATCTGTCGTTCATGTCGACTACCCGCTTGAAGCTGATGGTTCTGGGGTCCAGCCGGGATGGATTCCCCTTGTGAAGGTAGTTGTCTATCGTTGCGGCAAGGAGATTGTTGGCTGAACCAATTGCGTGAATGTCTCCTGTAAAATGAAGATTTATATCTTCCATCGGTATGATTTGTGAATACCCTCCTCCCGCAGCACCGCCTTTTATTCCGAATATCGGACCGAGAGATGGTTCACGTATGGCGCAGCTGACCGATTCGCCCAGCCTTGCCAGCCCCTGCGTAAGCCCTATTGTTATTGTGGTCTTGCCCTCTCCTGCCGGGGTGGGCGTTATGGCGGATACCAGAACCAGCTTTCCGAATCCTTTCCGCTTCTTCTCCAGAGTATCAAGATGAACTTTCGCTTTGTCCTGACC from Candidatus Aegiribacteria sp. carries:
- a CDS encoding T9SS type A sorting domain-containing protein produces the protein MKVVLSIILAVSMFATAGELTFSYDISLDDVEMATFEGYDFPLIVNGFTTFDDGYPNLPAVPYSFVLPQGTDLVDVTVEIHEIQTIEGNWDIDPVRTCRLNETPGPRIFNPIVYGSDNVFPSEAALFMQTGNKTGFRVGSFSFVPFQYKPLSRELNVITSASITVTYIEDASVRMLSLTDEQITIAGNGLRNIVLNSEMLDQWAPSLNTGTDGASWLVLADPIYETMLEPLVAHRDITTGCADYVSLDWIYANYTGYDTQEQIRNYLIDRFENHGLIYVLIVGDYGPTTRISDLTLSGQHLDSVTDLYYSDLDGTWDNDGDHQYGEYSDGLDYYSDIYVGRFSSEVDYRIEAMINRTLAYEQTPTAGDWNKTALLIGALLWPPYGGQILCDTIAKRIPGDWTIHKLYETGSGHPTNQIDLLNAGVVFCEPTGHGYTNGIYWYNNPDNMITNYNYTDLTNIDMLTVFSSITCLAGKISVGCIAEKLMYLSTGGAIAVMFNSDNGWGSPPNMGVSETLEVCISDQLFTNVQQELGVMHSLAKDQLRAGPHINFEEWVLQEHNLLGDPALLFSPGYYGIEDGPEIDILLPSLSAPTPNPSAGNCSIAFDMPYAGNAEITVYDLSGRTVATVLSGTLNAGSGSVAFDGRDNSGNQLPSGCYTVVLTGTAGTAASRMIIVR
- a CDS encoding formate--tetrahydrofolate ligase, which translates into the protein MNSFPTDIEIARKVTPRPVIEIAEQLGLSEEDLDLYGQDKAKVHLDTLEKKRKGFGKLVLVSAITPTPAGEGKTTITIGLTQGLARLGESVSCAIREPSLGPIFGIKGGAAGGGYSQIIPMEDINLHFTGDIHAIGSANNLLAATIDNYLHKGNPSRLDPRTISFKRVVDMNDRSLRDVIIGLGGRTQGVPRESGFDITAASEIMAILSLSKDLEDLKRKVDRIFIGLTYDMQEITAKEMNISGAIAMLLKDAIKPNLVQTLEGNPAFVHCGPFANIAHGCNSILATQMAVAFSDWAITEAGFGFDLGAEKFFDIACPYGNLCPSLVVLVVTCRALKMHGGVKKKDLRTPNPDAVAAGLPNLEKHLENIDKFGLPTVVCVNRFQDDTDEELQVILDRCSEMGESAAIGDGFVNGGQGMEDIASLVIENVRDCSETFKPLYDWNLGVKEKIEIVAKEIYGAEHIEYTKLARKDLRTIRKKGYDKLPVCIAKTQKSLSDNPKLLGRPKDFIVTVREIEISAGAGYLVPITGDIMRMPGLPEEPAATRMDIDSDGNITGLF
- a CDS encoding VanW family protein — its product is MKRPLSSMHPVIERCSVFLRRFKRRMKWYFGGVPCSLNLSEDILPVSVMNHQSLLLRKLEGTDQTLQRNKVDSLRKACKYMNGVLVQPGETFSFWKLVGHPTESRGFPRGLQLSFGKLVSRTGGGLCQLSNLLHWMILHTPLTVTERHRHDFDPFPDYRRTVPFGTGATVFYNYLDFMFRNDTEYVFQVRTWLDDMYLHGEIRADRKLPFCRTIQERNHRFVRVRGEVYRENELWRIITDSETSMEISEELLIRNQLKVQYDTSSVPGIEVIELS